The DNA sequence ATGATTTGTGGTTACTAACCAGGTTGATGGATCAAATGCAGCATAAACAAAGCAGCACAGATCCAGCCAGACCTTCTGGACAACCTGGGAGGAATACTTTTCCAGCACCTGCTCTACCCCGGCGACCAACAGCTCAGGACACCTCTATCCCCAGTCCCACAGGGGGGTCTGGGAAACTCCCAGGACTGGCCTCAGGTGTACGTCAGATGCCAGACCAGGTGAGGCTGGAGCATGTACAACCTGGGTCCAGTCCTGCAGTTCCAGTCTATTTCAGCCGTCCCAGACCTACTGCACTAAATTCCTCCAGAGATTCAGAGGCTGATATGAAGGATAAGGCCTCTATTCCAAACCGCATTCCTGGACCACACAGCTCcatctccctgtcccagtccccTACAGAGTCTTCCCTGTTGTCCCACAGCCCTCAGAGTCCTCACAGCACTCAGCCTTACACCGGCCAGCCTTACCTCAGCCCCCAGCCTAACCTGCCTCAGCCCTGCCTCACCCCACCATCCAGCCTCAGCCCCAAACCAGGCTCCAGTCCACAGTCCCAGAGGAGCAGCTCCCCTCTGGGCGCTATGGAAAATCAGCCACAGACTGAAGGAGAAACGGATCATGGTTTCAGGTGAGACAGATCACGACTGATGATGCCAAGTACTATTTCAGTAGCATGCCCACTGAATGACATTTGTTCTAAAGTTTCTACTCCCTCACCTAAATATAGTAACATGTTGTCTCCATGGAGATAGTTTTCTCTTTCTTGGCAGACCAGCTAGGCAGAACTCAGCCTCAGTGATTGAATCCATTTGCAACATGATGGGTTGATTTGAGCCAGTGTGTCACATGAATCAAATGTCATACATCTCAGTAAGAGCTGTCTGAAGTGGACAGAATGGATGCAGGCTGTACATTTCCTTGACAGAGGTCCCAGAACCCCCACTGGTCATTGTACAGTATGGGTTCAACACTTAACATTGAGCTATACATTATTACATAATAATTACATTGGGACTACACAGTTATGATTGCAAATCACTGTAACGGGAAAGTAATGCATGTGTTTGCATAACTAGTGATAATGTAGGATGTGCATGCCCACCTGTGTTGTCCTCTAATAGGGTGCACATTGTCACATGGAATGTGGGCTCTGCTGTTCCCCCTGATGACGTCACATCTCTGTTTGGGCCGCATGCTGGCGATGGGAGTACAGACATGTTTATCATTGGGTGAGCTTCTGCTCCAATCACAACGGTGCCAGGGAGACAGCCTTGAATGTCTCTTCTCCATAATATCTCTATCACTGTTCTGATCTCTCCTCTACTACCTCATCTATCCATCCAAACATTTTCTCATTGCTCTTCTGCTCCCACTGAGTTATGAGTtgttcttcctctcttcctccccactcAGGCTTCAGGAAATGAATTCTATGATCAACAAGCGGCTGAAGGACGCTCTCTTCCACGACCAGTGGAGTGAGCTTTGCATGGACACACTCAGTCGCTTTGGATATGTGCTGGTCAGTAAGGAGTTAGCGCGCTATGATGTCACTGTCTCAATCTCTATAGGGACAGTTACTCACGACAGTCGTGACAGACAGAGTATAATGTCAAACATCTTATCTAATGGTTTGTCTTCTTAATGTAAGATTAtttcttctttctcctccctctttatctctctatctcactctttatctctctctttatctccctttatctctccttatctctctctctctctctacccttctcttctCATCCTCCTTAATCACTATAGGTGGCGTCCCAGCGTATGCAGGGGGTTCTGTTGCTGGTGTTCTCTAAATTCTGCCATCTTCCATTCCTGAGGGGGGTGCAGACAGAGAAAACACGCACAGGCCTCGGGGGCTACTGGGTGAGTGTCACCCATGGCAACCCCTGCTCTAAAATAGGAGCTTGTCAGTAAATGCACAGTCCAAAAACCCTTGTACACAAATAGTTTTTAGATTGCATAAAAATATGATAATATGccagggagagtgtgtgtgtgtgtgtgtgtgtgtgtgtgtgtgtgtgtgtgtgtgtgtgtgtgtgtgtgtgtgtgtgtgtgtgtgtgtgtgtgtgtgtgtgtgtgtgtgtgtgtgtgtgtgtgtgtgtgtgtgtgtgtgtgtgaccttccTGTGCATGTTGATGTCAGCATGACTACTGGCTGCTGGTGCAGTCTCCTTTTCTCTGAGGTCAGTGCAGCACGACTGTCAGGCTGTCTGGTTCTCTGATACCATGCCATCTGTCCTTTCATGCTTATCACAGTAGATGTTTGATTACAGAGACCTGGAGAGCATCCATGTTTAATCCATCAATGTGTGTGACATTttcacattctctctctatcgctctcttccCTGCCCCCAGGGTAATAAAGGGGGTGTAAGTGCGAGGATGACGATGTTCGGCCACCCCGTGTGTTTCCTGAACTGTCACCTGCCGGCTCACATGCGGAACCTGGAGCAGCGCATGGAGGACTTTGAGAGCATCCTGCAGCAACAGCAGTTTGATGGCGCGACCGCCTCGGGTGTGCTGGACCACGAGTGGGTCATTTGGATGGGGGAGGGCTGATGTAAACAGTATGTCTAGGGCCACAAGTTTTTCCCACCTGTCCACCGggcggcagttagcctagtggttagatccttggaccagtaaccgaaagtttgctagtttgaatccctgaaCCGACTAAGTAAAACAAAACTGTCGCTCTGTTCTTGataaaggcacttaaccctaatttctccCGGGTTGCTGTCAATAATGGCTGATACCATGCCGTGACTCCACTCTCTGAGGTAGTTGGGatatgtaaaaaacacaattccatTTCACCACACATGTACATGTGTGAAACATAACAAATATAAGACCCCCTTATTTGACCTTTGGGAGTTTTTCCTTGGTCATATGGTCACGAAATACTCCTAATTATGTGGTCTAATGATCAGTCGTTGGCTCATGGAGTGGTCGATGAAATGGTTATTTGTTCTTCTCCCAGCGTGGTGTTCTGGTTTGGGGATCTTAATTTCCGCATCGAGAACTATGACATTCATGTGGTGAAGAGTGCCATTGACAGCAATAAGCTCCCTTTGCTGTGGGAGCGAGACCAGGTGAGAAAGCTGTAGAATCTACTTATTTGACATAAAAAAAAGTCCAAATGGAATTTTCTGGAAGTCATGATTAACTTTGGAAACAAAGACTGTTGATTCATTACCAACAGAGGGAGCTATAGCACCACAAAAATGAACCTACGCCCAATAATATTTATTCACTCAGTGACTACATCAAGTCAAACGAGCTACTTTGATGATTCATTggtatatttttttttttcttctctctctccctttctctctctatttccatctctctctcttttctctttctctctctcatttgttttGCAGCTCAACATAGCTAAAAACAGTGAGTCCATTTTAGATGGCTTCTTGGAAGGCCCTCTTAAATTCCCCCCCACATATAAGTTTGACGTGGGGACACACACATACGACACCAGGTATGTGATTCTGTGTAGAGAAATCCACGGTTTGTGATTGATGTGATGCTCCCTCCATTAACTGATTCACTGACCTCTAGTTCctactattatctctctctctgtacctctcacaGCAGTAAGAAGCGAAAGCCAGCATGGACAGACCGTATCTTGTGGCGTCTGCGTTGTACGGGCTCCCCTGTTCCTACCCACAATGCCGCTCTGCAGCGTGGCCTAACCTCGTGGCTGGGTGGGGCAACCAAGGTGGTGCAACACTCCTACCGCAGTCACATGGGCTACACCTGCAGTGACCACAAACCGGTCTCTGCTGTCTTCTCATTACATGTAAGTCCAACCTCCCTGTGACCCCCGAACTCTCACCCCAGCAGTCACACTGAATGATGTTTATCCAGATATGGTGAAAACCTTCACAGTTACTGACACATTATAACACTAGTATGACCTCACATCATTAGAATCAGCCTCAGAAATGATCTTCCtttccatctgtctctgtgtctgttttcactATCATACTTTCTCCCCCAGTTCCCATTCAAAGTGGACCTTCCTCTTGTAACGTTAGAGTATGAGAAGGAGTGGACTAAAGTTTCTGACGCTACAGTCAGATTCACTGTGAGGTCCAACTTCCAGCGCAGCTCATGGGACTGGGTTGCAATATACAAGGTAACTGTGACTTCAACTTTAAACCAGTGAGAGTTCATATTTGCTCTCACACATacctacagtaccttcagaaagtattcacacttaactttttcaaaaaatgttgttatagcctgaattttTTGGTTGataaaatgtagattttttttatcACTGGCTTCCACAATATACCCAAAAATGTCAAAAAGAAttgtgtttttagacatttttataaattaatcaaaaaaattaaaagctgaaatgtcttgagtcagtaaggaaaagagaaagggggatacctagtcagttgtacaactgaatgcattcaactgaaatgtgtcttccgcattttacccaaaccctctgaatcagagaggtgcgggggggctgccttaatcgatatccacgtcttcggcacccgaggaacagtgggttaactgctttgctcaggggcagaatgaccgaTTTTTACCTGGTCAGCTCTGGGATTTTATCCGGCATCCTTTCGATTACGTGCCAAATAAGTATTTTCAAGCCTTTGTTATAgtaagcctaaataaattcaggagtaaaaaggtgctgaacaagtcacataataagttgcatggactcacatgagtactctgtgtgcaataataacaataacatcaTTTTTAaatctacctcatctctgtaccccacacatacaatctctgtaccccacacatacaattatctgtaaggtccctgagACCATGGAGATTTCCCAATGCCTCGTAAAGAAGGGCAACTATTGGTagttgagtaaaaaaaaaatgaaaagcagacattgaatattcctttgagcatggtgaagttattaattatactttggatggtgtgtcaatacacccagtcactacaaagatgcaggcgtccttcctaactcagttgtcggagaggaaggaaaccgctcatggatttcaccataaggccaatggtgactttcaaacagtaacagagtttaatggctgggagaggagaaaactgaggatggatcaacaacattgtagttactccacaatactaacataattgACAGGGTTAAAAGAAGGAAACCTGTTCAGAATACAAATATTAGGAAACATACATCCatttggcaaagcaattaactttttgtcctgaatgcaaggtgttatgtttggggcaaatccaaaggAGCTAATCACAGTCAaaaaccttgttcagtctgccctccaccagacactgggagatgaattcacctttcagcaggacagaaACCTAAAacaggccaaatctacactggagttgcttaccaagaagactgtgaatgttcctgagtggttgagttacagttttgacttaaatctacttgaaaatctaagACCTGAAAACAGTTGTCAAGCAATGaacaacaaccaatttgacagagcttgaaacattttgaaaagaataatggccaaatgttgcacaatccagatgtggaaagctcttaaagacttatacagaaagactcccagctcactgccaaaggtgcttctacaaattattgactcaggggtgtgaatacttatgtaaattagatatttgtGTATTTCAGTTTCAATACAtttctaacatttctaaaaacatttttcCACTTTGTCAATATGGGCTTAATTGATATCTGCGGTTTTTCTTCACAGGTTGGGTTCAAACATCACAAGGACTATGTAGCATATGTGTGGGCCAAGGCAGATCATGGGTCACAGGTATGATACAAAGCTTAACAAACATACTCTCACAACCAACCTCAGAGATCCATTGAGATaataacattacacacacacacactcacttgctATCTTTCCATTTTCTCTATtttgttcttctctctctttttctcttctcaGGTGACATTTACAGAGGAGGATTTACCCAGGGATGCAGGGGAATACATTTTGGGTTTCTATAGCAACAACATGAATACTATTATCGGAGTGACATTGCCCTTTCAGGTCAGGACCCTTCCTGCAGTTTTCCTTCCTGTGTTGTTCAATGAACAGATAATAAAGCAATTGCTTCCCACCctttcctctactctcttcaaCAACCCTCCATCTCCCATAGATCCATGTTCCTGTGCGCAGCCCGACAGCCCCACCAGTATGCCGCTCGGACAGTTCTGACGTCAGCTCGGAGGATGACAGCACACTGGTCCTGCTGGCCCCTGCTAGCTCCCGCAGCCCAAGCCCTGGAAAAAGCAAACACCACCATCGCCACCGCCGCAGCCGCAGTCCTGCTCACTCCAACACCCCCATGCCCTCCCTGCAGGGCCTCAGCCTGCACCCTCGTCCCCTAGAGGGCCTACCAAGCAACCGCTCGCCCTGCTCTGCGGCTAAGAAGGAGCGCCTGGTCTCTCCCCAGGACACACTGCCGTCGCCCATCAGCCCACTCACGCCCCGCAGCCCTGTGTCACCCGGGGGTGGGGTCTCAGCCCCAGAGGCTCTGATTGCTGCCATCCTGGGGGAACACAGGCCAACTCAGGTCACCCCGACAGGGGGCAGGTCACCAGGCAAGACTGGAGAGACAAGTTTATGAGAAGCCCAAGCAACAATCTCTGTGGGGTCATGAATGTGCACAGACATTAAGATAAGACTGTTGAAATGAGGCCAGTAAAGACTATATGATGATAGAGGGCTGATATGGTCTATTATTCTGATGCTGATCTGACCCCACACTGTCACTGCGCTCATAAAAGCAGTGCATTGTATGACTTGTAGTTTGCAACATTCCACATGGTAGTGAACCAGTTGTCTCTGTTTCTTAATCTACTTATCAGTGACTTCATCCCATACATACACTGTGTGTACTTTGGAGTCAGGAGCTAGTCCAAATCGATAACAGTCTAAGTCTTACCCCAAGAAGTGCTTTTGCAGACTCATATCAATACTCTATGTACACAATAAATGTAAAGCCAAAGCAAGAGTAAATCTGCAATGTACAGTACTGCTGTTGTTATGGTAAGTTTAAAGGATGTCTATATGCCCTACCCATATGGGCCGGATCACTTGGTGTGGTATGATATCCATCTTTCCATGCCCCTAAGCGCCAACTGATATTATACCACTTCAACCGGTTTGTTTCTGAATCTCCCCAtcttgtgtatatgtgtgtagaaTTGTACATgtttgagagaaaaaaacattCCTGTCTTATTTTCAGAGTGATAAGGATTCCAATGATTTAGtggtttgttttggttgtggaCATATTGGTTGTGTGAGGAAAATAAAATGATAATCCTGAGAAAAATACTTTTGATTTTTGATATCATGCACAGAACATTCAATGGGACAGCTCGTAATTATAACGTGCAGAGTCCACACAGGCTAATGGCCAATCCTCAAACAGGGCTTTAGTTTTTTGAGATATCCCTACCCAAGGTAGAACAAAACATAGCCATAGCCATCTCTTGTCTCCCATTAATGAAATGGATGGGTGTGTAAAAATATTTTACTGCAAAAGCAGTTAAATTGATAGAAAATATGACACACATCCTAAACTCCAAAAGTGCAGAATAATGGAGAGGTGATCGGCTGCATAAGTTCACAGAACCCAATATTGCATGTTTTAATACTGATAAAATGTGGAATACACTGCCCTACATACACAAACATCATAAGTATATTTTGGAAGTATAGACCTTTAAACATTACCAACTAAAAATATTTATGATGAATGGAAGCTTTTGTTTTTGGGTAGCTGATTAATAGACAACTTTCCAAGTAAAATAAGCTCTTATTCAGTTCTATATGGTCCTGCCTGAAAGAAATATATGAAGTGCCTTCATAAATTATTCATACCTCTtggcttattccacattttgttgttttacaacCTAAATTCAAAACGGATTAATTGAaagtaaaaacatatttttagagTTTCTTTCAATTCCAAAAAAAAAGAAGATATACAGAAATATCacaccattggcagcgattacagctttgagtctttctgggtaagactctaagctttgcacatctggattgtacaatatttgcacatgattattttttacaattctTCAAGTCTTGCCGTAGATTTTacagccgatttaagtcaaaactctaactaggccactcaggaacatccaATATCATCTTGGTTGGCAACTCCAGTGTgaatttggccttgtgtttcaggTAATTGCCCTGCTGAAAGCTACATTTGTGTGTTGTGaagcagactaaaccaggttttgtctaggattttgcttgtgcttagctTTATTCAGTTTCTGCATTATCCTAAAAAACGCCCTAGTCCTTGccaagcacacccataacatgactgtcacgtcctgaccatagagagtccttattttctatggtggagtaggtcagggcgtgactggggggttagtctagtttattatttctatgtgggtgTTCTAGTTTTCatgtttctatgttggtgatttgtatgattcccaattagagctggtaatcgttgtctctaattggggatcatatttaagtagtgtttgttcccacctgtgtttgtgggatattgtatTTTGAGTAacgtttcacagtccggaacctccaacaacGTTTctcagtccggaacctccaacgacgtttcacagtccggaacctccaacgacgtttcacagtccggaacctccaacaacgtttcacagtccggaacctccaacaacgtttcacagtccggaacctccaacgacggtccacgGCCCGGAACCCCCTGAGACGGTCCACGGCCCGGAACCCCCAACGACGGTCCACAGCCCGGAACCCCCTGAGAAGTTCCACGGCCCGGAACCTACGGCGACGGGCCATGGTCCGGAACCTTCGGCGAGGGTCAACAGTCTGGAGCTTCCAAACATGTCCAGTCCAGATCCATGACAGGGGCCTTCCTCTGCGCCAATGCCCAGTCCAGACACATcgtccagtcctgctccatgccaggagccttcctctgcccCGATGTCCAGTCCAAACACTGCGTCCGGTcctgctccatggcaggagccttcctctgcccCGATGTCAAGTCCAAACACGGTGTCCAGTCCAGCTGCATGGCAGGAGCCCTCCTCTGCGCTGATGCCCAGTCCAGACACGGcgtccagtcctgctccatggcaggagtcttcctctgcgccggtgtccagtcccgctacatggcaggagccttcctcaaCATCTTGGTCCAGTCCAGGCACAGTGTTCAGCCTGGGTCCATGGCTGGATCCGTGGGATGAGCGGGTTCTTCGTcctgcaccagagccgccaccggcACTAGACACCCCCCTAACCCTCCCTTTCGGTGGGGGGGtggtactgtcacgtcctgaccatagagagtccttattttctatggtggagtaggtcagggcgtgactggggggttagtctagtttattatttctatgtgggtgTTCTAGTTCatgtttctatgttggtgatttgtatgattcccaattagagctggtaatcgttgtctctaattggggatcatatttaagtagtgtttgttcccacctgtgtttgtgggatattgtatTTTGAGTAAGTGTATGTAGCACCTCTGTAGTCACGGTTCGTTgttagtttattgtttattgtttttgctaGGTTTCACTATTAATAAATTACGTGGAACTCAACATTCGCTGCGTTTGGTCCGTTTCTACAAGCgatcgtgacagaatatcccaccacaatgggaccaagcagcgtgcccggGAGGAAATGGCATCCTGGTCTTTGGAGGAGATCAGGGAGAAAATAAGTTGGGCCTGGGAGGAAATAATGGAAGGACAGGTGATCCTTCCTTGGCAGGAGTCACAGCAGAcgcaaggagagaagggagaacagCGACGACGCCGGGATTCAGGGCCACAGAGAAAGCCAAAAGACAGCCCaacatttttggggggtggggCACATGGACTGGTCGGCGGAGCCGAggagtgaaccagagccagtctgggagaagagggagaaactGGAGGAGAGTGAAAGGAAAGAGCCAGAGACTGTCCGGGAGGCAATGGCGAagttgggagagagtgagatgagagagatgttgtgcAAGTGTGTTCTGCTCAACGTCCGACCAGAGGATCCGGTTAGCAGTCTGGTGCAACCTGTGCCGGTTCAACACTTCTGGCCTCAAGTGCGCCTCTCCAGTCCGGTACGTCATGTGTCtcctcctcgcactctccctgaagtgcgtgtccccagtccggtacgtcctgtgcttgctcctcgcactctccctgaagtgcgtgtacccagtcaggtacatcctgtgcctgctcctcgcactcgccctgaggtgtgtgtcaccGTTCCGGTACAATTTGTGCCGGCTCTACGAgccaggtctccagtgcgcctccacagcccagtgcgtcctgttcTTTCTCCCCGCACTcaccctgaagtgcgtgtcaccaatccggtgccacctgtaccggccccacgcatcaggcctccagtgcgcctccccagtccagTACGTCTTGTGCCTGCTCCCCacactcgccctgaagtgcgtCACCAGACCGGTACCATCAGTTTCGGCCCCACGCACAAGGCTTCctgcgacggttcccagtccagagcttccggcgacggttcccagtccagagcttccggcgacggttcccagtccggagcttccggcgacgtttCACAATCCGGAACCTCCAACAACGTTtcccagtccggaacctccaacgacgtttctcagtccggaacctccaacaacGTTTctcagtccggaacctccaaagACGTTTctcagtccggaacctccaacaacGTTTctcagtccggaacctccaaagACGTTTCTCAGTCCGGAACCTGCAACAacgtttcacagtccggaacctccaacaacGTTTCTCAGTCCGGGAACCTCCAACAacgtttcacagtccggaacctccaacgacgtatctcagtccggaacctccaacaacgtttcacagtccggaacctccaacaacgtttcacagtccggaacctccaacaacgtttcacagtccggaacctccaacgacggtccacgGCCCGGAACCCCCTGAGACGGTCCACGGCCCGGAACCCCCTGAGACGGTCCACGGCCCGGAACCTACGGCGACGGGCCATGGTCCGGAACCTTCGGCGAGGGTCAATGGTCTGGAGCTTCCAAAcacgtccagtccagctccatgacaggGGCCTTCCTCTGCGCCAATGCCCAGTCCAGACACATcgtccagtcctgctccatgCAAGGAGCCTTCCTCTGCCCCGATGTCCAGTCCAAACACTGCGTCCGGTcctgctccatggcaggagccttcctctgacccGATGTCAAGTCCAAacacggcgtccagtccagctccatggcaggagccctcCTCTGCGCTGATGCCCAGTCCAGACACGGcgtccagtcctgctccatggcaggagtcttcctctgcgccggtgtccagtcccgctacatggcaggagccttcctcaaCATCTTGGTCCAGTCCAGGCACAGTGTTCAGCCTGGGTCCATGGCTGGATCCGCGAGCTGAGTGGGTTCtccgtcccgcaccagagccgctcCCGATGCTGGCGGATCCGTGGGATGAGCGGGTTCTTCGTcctgcaccagagccgccaccagcACTAGACACCCCCCTAACCCTCCCTTTcggtttcaggttttgcggccggagtccgcacctttggtgggggggtggtactgtcacgtcctgaccatagagagtccttattttctatggtggagtaggtcagggcgtgactggggggttagtctagtttattatttctatgtggctGTTCTAGTTTTCatgtttctatgttggtgatttgtatgattcccaattagagctggtaatcgttgtctctaattggggatcatatttaagtagtgtttgttcccacctgtgtttgtggaaTATTGTATTTTGAGCAAGTGTATGTAGCACCTCTGTTGTCACAGTTCGTTGTTAGTTTATTGTTTTTATTAATAAatgatgtggaactcaacattcgctgcgccttggtccgtttCTACAAATGATCGTGACAATGACgcagtcaccaccatgcttgaaaatatgaagagtggtactcagtgatgtgttgtgttgtatttgccccaaacataacgctttctattcaggacataaagttcctTTCTTTATCAaatttttactttagtgccttattgcaaacagaatgcatgtttct is a window from the Oncorhynchus keta strain PuntledgeMale-10-30-2019 chromosome 6, Oket_V2, whole genome shotgun sequence genome containing:
- the LOC118385193 gene encoding inositol polyphosphate 5-phosphatase K-like isoform X1 — translated: MPLNSRTGTGARFITFDSVTDCCHSPRLMDQMQHKQSSTDPARPSGQPGRNTFPAPALPRRPTAQDTSIPSPTGGSGKLPGLASGVRQMPDQVRLEHVQPGSSPAVPVYFSRPRPTALNSSRDSEADMKDKASIPNRIPGPHSSISLSQSPTESSLLSHSPQSPHSTQPYTGQPYLSPQPNLPQPCLTPPSSLSPKPGSSPQSQRSSSPLGAMENQPQTEGETDHGFRVHIVTWNVGSAVPPDDVTSLFGPHAGDGSTDMFIIGLQEMNSMINKRLKDALFHDQWSELCMDTLSRFGYVLVASQRMQGVLLLVFSKFCHLPFLRGVQTEKTRTGLGGYWGNKGGVSARMTMFGHPVCFLNCHLPAHMRNLEQRMEDFESILQQQQFDGATASGVLDHDVVFWFGDLNFRIENYDIHVVKSAIDSNKLPLLWERDQLNIAKNSESILDGFLEGPLKFPPTYKFDVGTHTYDTSSKKRKPAWTDRILWRLRCTGSPVPTHNAALQRGLTSWLGGATKVVQHSYRSHMGYTCSDHKPVSAVFSLHFPFKVDLPLVTLEYEKEWTKVSDATVRFTVRSNFQRSSWDWVAIYKVGFKHHKDYVAYVWAKADHGSQVTFTEEDLPRDAGEYILGFYSNNMNTIIGVTLPFQIHVPVRSPTAPPVCRSDSSDVSSEDDSTLVLLAPASSRSPSPGKSKHHHRHRRSRSPAHSNTPMPSLQGLSLHPRPLEGLPSNRSPCSAAKKERLVSPQDTLPSPISPLTPRSPVSPGGGVSAPEALIAAILGEHRPTQVTPTGGRSPGKTGETSL
- the LOC118385193 gene encoding inositol polyphosphate 5-phosphatase K-like isoform X2 — protein: MDQMQHKQSSTDPARPSGQPGRNTFPAPALPRRPTAQDTSIPSPTGGSGKLPGLASGVRQMPDQVRLEHVQPGSSPAVPVYFSRPRPTALNSSRDSEADMKDKASIPNRIPGPHSSISLSQSPTESSLLSHSPQSPHSTQPYTGQPYLSPQPNLPQPCLTPPSSLSPKPGSSPQSQRSSSPLGAMENQPQTEGETDHGFRVHIVTWNVGSAVPPDDVTSLFGPHAGDGSTDMFIIGLQEMNSMINKRLKDALFHDQWSELCMDTLSRFGYVLVASQRMQGVLLLVFSKFCHLPFLRGVQTEKTRTGLGGYWGNKGGVSARMTMFGHPVCFLNCHLPAHMRNLEQRMEDFESILQQQQFDGATASGVLDHDVVFWFGDLNFRIENYDIHVVKSAIDSNKLPLLWERDQLNIAKNSESILDGFLEGPLKFPPTYKFDVGTHTYDTSSKKRKPAWTDRILWRLRCTGSPVPTHNAALQRGLTSWLGGATKVVQHSYRSHMGYTCSDHKPVSAVFSLHFPFKVDLPLVTLEYEKEWTKVSDATVRFTVRSNFQRSSWDWVAIYKVGFKHHKDYVAYVWAKADHGSQVTFTEEDLPRDAGEYILGFYSNNMNTIIGVTLPFQIHVPVRSPTAPPVCRSDSSDVSSEDDSTLVLLAPASSRSPSPGKSKHHHRHRRSRSPAHSNTPMPSLQGLSLHPRPLEGLPSNRSPCSAAKKERLVSPQDTLPSPISPLTPRSPVSPGGGVSAPEALIAAILGEHRPTQVTPTGGRSPGKTGETSL